ttttccttttttccattTCTCTAGCATCTATGGGCTTCTCGTCCAATAAATTGCCTTCGTCATCATACACAATTTCCCTAAGGTGACACAAATAAATGAGAGCTAAGTACGACCTACAAATAAATAGGATCATCAAATCATACCAAAGCATGAATCCTGTTACCTCTTGCATCTTGTCTCCCATCTCTTCAAAATATAAGATGATGGTATTTCAAACAGATTTTCCCCTCTCAATGTCAAAATAATATGGCGGCATGGGATTCCAATCATCTCAAATAGTTTGCATGAGCAACTCCCAAATATACTCGTTGTGCACCAGTGAACCACTCTATCCCTAGTGGACGTGTCATTAATCTTAACAACCTTGACACCCTCATGCTGCACAATGCCAACAACAAAGCATTGGTCTCTAGCAGCTATCACTTCTTCTTGAAATATTTTGAACACGTTATGTGAGTACAATACACTTCCTTGTTTCTCTATAGGCCATGGTGTCATCAAGAGTGGTGTGCTATGAATGCTAATGTGATCCGCCTTTAACTCCTCATGACGTTGGCATTCCAAGGCAGTATCAAATCTAAGCCAAAACTCAACAAAACTTAATTTTCGGTGGATAAAGCGATTGAAGAATGAATTTGAACTTTCAGATCTTGAAGTGGTTCTGAGTACTCCTGCAAGAGGTATATCCAAACACACTTATTCAAATCATACCaaaactgtttgtttgtatttgtTGGAAAGCCAACCTTCTCAGACATCTTCTCCATAATATGCCACATGCAAAACCTATGAATGGTATCTGGAAAAATGGATCTGATTGCTGATCTCATGCTAGCGTCTTCATCTGTTATAATAAGTCTTGGGGCCTTTTCTCCCATTGCCGAAAGAAAAGTCCGAAACAACCACTCATATGACTCAATCTTCTCATTTACTATGAATGCAGCTCCAAAAAAGACACTTTGCATATGATGGTTGACTCCAGTAAAAGGTACAAATTTCATATTATATTGGTTTGTGCTATAGGTTGCATCaacagacactaaatcaccaaaatgacTATAGTTTTTTCTACTTGTAGCATCAGCCCAAAATATGTAGACCAACTTCCCCTGCTCGTCAACAACAAAGTCATAGAAAAAAGCAATatttgcctctttctttctctccaACTGAGCAACAAATAATTCAGCATCTGCATTCTTTATTTTGTCCCTAAGTCCTCGATAATAGTTTTGAAGATCCCGCTTCATGCATCCAATATTATCAAATCCATCACTTACTTGAAGAAGTCTATATGCTTGGGAGGTGCCTATACTTGCTTTGTGGCATGTGAACAAGGTATTCTTCACCCTTTGATTGATTGAACGGTTTGATCGAAGAAAAGGAATTTTATTAGGTGAGACTAGACCATGATTATGTTCCTCAACCATTGAAGCAATATAGTACCTACTATCCGTACCCAACTTCACATATATGTGAGCATTACATCCACATCTTGTCTCTGAGCACTTCTTTGGCTTCTTCGAATTTTCAGATGGAGCAAAAATACCTCTAAGATGTTTTTTGGCTAAACCTTGTCTCGAGCACAGGAACCTCTTATTTTGAATCACATCGAGCACCTTGCTTTGAGCTCCTACACGGACAGAAAAACCAATTGCATGTGCATATGTCTTGTAGAAATCTTCAACGGCATGTAGAGAATCAAATATCATTCCAACGACGGGCTTCAGTGCATCCTCACAAGGAGGTACAAAAGAGGCATCCTGCGGTGAGAACAAGAATTAATTTATGAATTAATTCAACAAGCCAACCAATTAAACAAAATCAAAATAGCTTACTGATGGAGGAAGGATTGGATTTTTTTTTGGAGTGCTAAACCCATCAGCAGATGTGTACATGTGCACTCCTTCTGCATGGATGTTGGCCTTCTTGTCTGATGTAACATGGACATGACCAAGAGTAGTAATTTGGATGTGGGATTGGATGTCATCTTCATGGCTGGGAACAGGACCATCGTGTTGCACAGGACTTGGATTCGTTGAGAGAAGTTGTGTACCACTGTGGCCAGCACAGCCTGCTTCGCGTGCGTCAGTGGGGCCTCCGTAGTGTGTGTCCATGGCAGTCAGTAGGGCCATCAAGCCTCCGCCAGGTCCGACGGCCGGAGGCGTGGCCATGACGCTGCGCCAGGGAACGAGTTCCACGGCTGCGGCAGGAGGAGCTCGGCTGGCGGCGATGAGGCTGAGGGAGAAGATGAAACGTTCAGATTCCAATCGAGTCCGTGAGATGGAAAAGAGCGAGGGGGTTTCCAACGTATGGAGGGCTGCGGGAGGGTCTCTTTGCAAAATTGTCAGTTGACGTTAGATCAAAGATGGTGGGCTAAGATTTAATATGTGCACATGTGCACCAAGatggcatgtgcaccagatatgctCCCAAAAAACAAAGAAAACCAAACGAAGCAAGACACTGTTCTGGGCTCGGGCCCACCATTTGTCCTCCTCCGCCGGCGACTCGCCGATGCCCTTGCCGGACTGCGGCCGCCGCGGCTTCCCCACCCTACCGCTCCTCCTTCTCGTCCTTCACGCGCTCCCCAGGCGGCTCCCGCGGTGCGCGGCCGAGTCGGCGACGTGCCTCGCGGTGTACCGGGAGGGGGGCGCCCCCGCGGTGTTCCAGTCCGCGCACTGCCCGCGCTGGACCCTCCCCCCGCACGACGGCCAGGGGGGTGGCGGGGGAAAGAGCATCCCTATGGGGTGCCACGTGGCGGCGGATCGCGGCCGCCGCCGGTCCCAGGAGGACCGTGCCGTCTGTGCCCTCGGCATCCGCATCCCCTTCGTAGGTACCTCCCAACTTTACAACGTGATCTGGATGCTTCAGTCTCTAGTGCTCAAATCAGCCAGTGAGTTGGATGGATTTTGTGAACTGAATTGGGGTTTCTGGATCGTTGTTTTAGCCTACTAGTCTATTGCCGCACTACACAGTTAGCACCAAGCTAGCGATATAGGCCGAAATGGTCTTCTGGAGTTATAGTTTAGGCTATAGTCCAGTGTGCCTGTATTTGCCTTATGTTGCTTGACATCTTATTTGAAGGGGTTGATAAGATGGAAAGCACCGAAGTCCAAACTGGACGCTGATTCCAGATAGTAACACCAGGAACATTCTGGAGGTTTACTGTTCAAAGATACACACCATAAGCTGGGTGTCAATCGTAACACTGTGAATTTGCTGGAGGTATTGTAGTGAAATGCACCATATATTTTATTTCGTCAATCTGAATTAGTTGTTAAAACATCTTATGCATACCAGTCTACCGCAGAGATTACATACTTCTGGTTGTGCAATGGTAATGACTGATGAGTTccacttgggatgacatatggctGCTGCTGTTTTTTCTCTCTCGCACACACAAGAGACTTACACATATATTAAGGAAAAAAGGTGTTTAGAACCCGTACATGCCCAACATACTCACAAGCTTTACATTGAACACACACTCGTCTTTAGAAACAAAAAAACACATCACCTTGACCTAGAGATAACGGCCTCTAGTTGGCGCAAGGGCAGCTAGGTGATTCATACCTTGGGCCCCGGCCATGCTACATATGGCTGTTGCGTGCTCAATTAATAGTTCAATATAATGTTATTTCTCAATTCTCAAAAGCATTTTAGGTTGCTCTGATTGAATTCTTTACTCCATGCACTCTATTTGTTTGTAGTTTGTCTACAATTTATCTTAGCTAACTGACTAACATAATACAGAGAACATGAGAATTAAGGAGGTTGATGTGGGAGTGGTGGCAATATTTGACGGTCATAATGGAGCTGAGGCTAGTGAGATGGCTTCTAAGCTTTTTCTGGATTACTTCTTGCTCCATGTTTATTTTCTTCTCGATGGCATACACTCTCTGCGGTTCAGAAAATCTACTGGGAAACTGACATATAGGGAAGTTACTATTTTTAACAATGTATTTAATCTGTACAAGCATGGCCAATCCGACCATGCAGAGAGGTATGTCTTCCTGTTCAGTTTTTATACGCCATTTTTCGTTCATATGTTGCTTAATTGTTCATGTGTTACAACTTTCTCACTGATAAAAAATGCAGGTCATGTTGGGCATCACCAGCCATTCTAGACCGGTCATTTCATACGGAAATTCTGAAGGAATCACTAATGAGGGCAGTTCATGATATTGATTTAACATTCTCCAAGGAGGGTTTCATGTTTCACCTGTATAATTAAATTTTGTAACATTATATTCATACGTCAAAAAATGATTCTTCTTTGTGTTCAATGCAGGAAGCATTACAGAACAATTTTGAATCTGGTTCAACAGCGACCGTGGTCTTGATAGCTGATGGACAAATTATATCTGCCAATGTTGGAGATTCAAAAGCTTTTCTGTGCTCCGAAGGATATAATCTGCACCATCGAAATAGTTACGTTTCATTCTTCAGTTTTTTAGATTTCAGATGTACCAGCCTAGTTGAATATTGAAAAACCCTCGACCTgcggggggtaagacagcccccaaacattatattaagaagaagaccttctcatagaggtcgagaaaacccctgaaatcctgccccacccatacacaacgGCACCATAGCCCATGTGAGAAACGACCGCGACTGGGACTGAGCCTTAGACTGTGCTTTGGCTTGGGACAAacaaggggatttttttaaccacgaCTTGGAATTCGCTCCCATGGGGAGTCGAGCTCAGGACAGTTAGAGGCCCTTTTGCCTAGTTGAATATTGAGTCACCTCTACTAGATGGTGTTAAGGCCCATAAGGCCCATATGCCTATATATATGCTACAGTACCTGAGGGGGCTCTCACCTCACCTAATCCAGGTTAGTCACATGGTATCAGAggaggttagggttagggtttatgtCTAAACTCGATCCGGATCCAAATTTTTGGCGCCGTCGCTGTGCTGCCATCTCGTCCAGCTCTCCGGCCTGCCGTCGCGGCCACCTCTTCCCTCCTCTGCCGCCGTCGTGCGGTCTTCCCCATCCCCCATCCCGCAGCCCTCTGCCGGATCTAGGCCTGCGCCGTCCGCCGCCAGGGCGGGATCTCCGCCGCGTAGTCCGTCGCCAGACCTGCGCCGTTCGCTGCCAGAGGAACTCGGTCGCCGCTCTCTCCTTCACCGTCCGCCGCCAGGGGCCGCGCGTCCTCAGCCGGCGCCGTCCGCCGCGGCCTTCCAGTGGCAGAGCGCCATCGATCTGTGGCCAGGGATCTCGCCGTCCTCGCCGTCCTCTGCCAGGGGCAGAGCGCCGTCGATCTGCGGCCACCGGATCTCGGCCTGCGCAAGTTCTGCGGATCTGCTCTGCCGGAAATTGGCGCATCTCGCCGTCCTCTGCCAGGGACCGGATCTCGGCCTGCGCAGTCCGCTGCTAGGGACAAGTTCCGCGGATCCGCTGCTCTGTTGGAAATCTGCACCGGCCGTCGCTGTTGCGGACAGGGCCGCGGATCTGCGACGTCACTGCTCCCGCCAGCCGCTGTTCAACTCGGCTTCCGCGCCCAGGACCCCCGTCAACTCGTCCAAGTCGGGTTGCTCTGGTTTGTTTGGTCTCAGGTCTCCTGTTCTCCCTGGTTTTTGATTCAATTCAATATGGCGACAAAAGCTATTGTTGTCAATATCACTCTTGATGGTCAAAATTATCCGGAGTGGGCTTTCTGTGTTGAGACTGCACTCCCGGGACATGGATTACTCTTCCATTTGACTGATGCGGCACCTGTTCTTGCTGATGATCGTCGCAATGTTGCTGATATCAAAACGTGGCAGCTTAATGATGGTAAAGTGATGGCTGCTATGGTGAACAACGTCAAACCGTCTATGATTATGAGTTTGTCTAAATTCAAAACTGTTAAAGCCATCTGGTCTCATTTGAAGGAGCGTTTTGTTCAGGACAGTGGTGCTCTATTACACACTCTCATGCAGCAGACATGTTATTGAGCAAAATGATATGAGTATTGATGAGTACTACTCAACCTTTGATCGCCTGATGAGTGCTTTGACATCAATGGTGCCTGCTTGTACCGCTGATCCGTGTCCGGCTCATAAGTTTATTGAGAAGTTCTTCACTTACAGATTTGTTATGGGCGTTCGGGCCGAGTTTGATTCTCTTCGTGCTCATTTACTTCAGGGTTCTGACACTCTCACAATGGCTAAGGCGTTGTCTGATTTACTTGCTGAAGAGACTCGTCTTAATTCTCTGTTCTCTACTGGTGGTAATCCTCACAGTGTGTTGGCTGCTGCCCAGAAACCTAAGAATATTTTTAAGCCTTGTGATCATTGTGGCAAGACCAATCATCGATCTGAGCTTTGCTTTGTCAAGTTCCCTGATAAGTTGACTGATTTCCGTGCACGACGTGCTGCTCGTGGTCGTGGTCCAGGACCATCTAATAGAGGCTCAGTTGCTGTTGCTGCCACTTCGTCCGCCTGTACTTCAGAGTCGGCCTGGGTACTTGATTCAGGAGCTTCCTTTCATGTCACATCTGATCAGTCAAAGTTGGCTTCTACTACACCTGTAACAGATGGTGCTTCAGTGCAGACAACTGATGGTACTGTATGCCACATTACTCATAAGGGTTCTCTTTCAGATCCACACTTTACAGTACCTAATATTTTCTTTGTTCCTGAGCTATCTATGGACCTTCTTTCAGTAGGCCAAATTACGGATCATAATTGCTTTGTCGGATttgatgactcatcttgttttgtaCAGGACCTTCGCACAGGGGAAGTGATTGGGACTGGCCGTTGCCGTAGAGCTGCTCCTCGCCTCTACATCTTGGACTCTTTGCGGCTTCCTTCCTTGGCTACATCTCCAGCGCATGTGCTTTCAGCTACCGTTGCTTCTGTTGCGTCTTTTGCCCAGTGGCATCATCGTCTAGGTCATTTGTGTGGATCTAGATTGTCTACTCTAATAAAGTCAGGTTGCTTAGGTCATACTTCGGTTCAGTCTGATTTTCATTGTAAGGGTTGTCatcttggaaaacaaatacaacttCCATATTTTACTAGTCATTCTCATTCTGTTGAACCCTTTGATTTGGTTCACTCTGATATTTGGGGTCCTGCACCTTTTGTGTCAAAAGGTGGATATAAATACTATGTCATTTTTATTGATGATCATTCTCGCTACACCTGGATTTATTTCATGAAACGCCGCTCTGAGCTGATTTCTATTTATAAAATCTTTGCTCGTATGATTCACACTCAATTTTCCACTCACATTAAAACCTTTCGTTCTGATTCTGGTGGTGAATATTTATCTGATAATTTCTGCCAGTTTTTGACTTCAGAGGGTACTCTTGCTCAGCTTTCTTGCCCTGGTGCTCATGCACAGAACGGTGTGGCTGAACGCAAACATCGTCACATTATAGAAACTGCTTGCACTTTGTTGATATCTTCTTTTGTCCCTTCACATTTTTGGGGTGAAGCAGTTTCTACTGCGGTTTACCTCATCAATAGACAACCGTTATCCAAACTCTGGCAAAACACCGGGTGAAGTTCTTTTCGGAACTCCTCCACGATATGACCACCTTCGAGTTTTTGGATGTACGTGTTATGTACTATTATCACCTCGTGAACGTACTAAATTGACTGCTC
This portion of the Zea mays cultivar B73 chromosome 2, Zm-B73-REFERENCE-NAM-5.0, whole genome shotgun sequence genome encodes:
- the LOC103648096 gene encoding uncharacterized protein yields the protein MSIDEYYSTFDRLMSALTSMVPACTADPCPAHKFIEKFFTYRFVMGVRAEFDSLRAHLLQGSDTLTMAKALSDLLAEETRLNSLFSTGGNPHSVLAAAQKPKNIFKPCDHCGKTNHRSELCFVKFPDKLTDFRARRAARGRGPGPSNRGSVAVAATSSACTSESAWVLDSGASFHVTSDQSKLASTTPVTDGASVQTTDGPSHRGSDWDWPLP